The Patescibacteria group bacterium genome contains the following window.
TTTTTGCCAGACTGAAAAATATCACCCAACAAAAAAGTTTTTATCTGGCCCTGGGCGGAATCATTATTCTGGCTTTCGCGGTTAATCTGGTTGAACTTATTTGCTCCGCCGGCTTACCTGTGGTTTTTACCCAAATTTTATCTTTAAGCGATCTGGCCAGTTGGCAATATTATTTCTATATATTAATCTATATCTTTATTTTCATGCTGGACGATTTGTTTGTTTTTTTTGCGGCGATGACTACTCTGCAAATGACGGGCATTACCGCTAAATACAGCCGATGGTCGCATTTAATCGGCGGCGTTCTTATGCTAATAATCGGCTTGCTCCTGATATTCAGACCGGAATGGCTGATGTTTGGATAAAAATCTGGAAAAGGGCGAATTAACCCGGGGTTAATTGCCGAATGACGAAATTTAACCTAACCAGAGAAGTTACGTTCAAAAATTTGTTAAGTTTCCATAAAGAGACAGTCCCTTTAATTCAGCGAAGCATAAAAAACGTCCTTTCGGACGTCTTTTTATTATTTTATTATTTTGGTTTTATTATCTTATACCCGGGCGTATTTCCTCACTGCCAATAGGCTGGCCAAGGCGTTTATTACGGCAACAATCAAAAACTGCAAACCAAAAATCTTTATGAAATTTTCGTTGAAATAAGAAATGATATTGACATTGTAGCCGACAAAGAAAGTTTCTAAATAGGGCTGGAGCAAACTCAAAAAAGGATAAAAAATAAGGATAACCGCGGCGGTGCCGATTAAAGTGTAGATTAGGCTGGAAAGCATAAACGGCATATGGACAAAAGAGTTTGAAGCTCCGACCAGGCGCATAATGGCGATTTCTTCGCGGTGAGTGTAAATTTCCACCCGGATGGCGTTGTAAACCACCAGCAAGGTGGAAAAAATAAAAATTAAGCTGATGGTGAAGCCGACTTCGCTTACCCTGTCTGTAATGCCGTTAATTTTATCAAGAAGAAGCTTGTGATCGGAAAAATCGCGCGATTCAATCAGTTCGCTCTCAATTTTATTTAGCTCGCCGATAAGATCGGCTGCCACTTCCGCGCTTTTTGGCGTTATCACCAAACTCGGGGTCAAAGGATTTTTGCCTAACTCCCGCAAAGCCTGAAGAATCTCCGGATTGTTCCTGTTT
Protein-coding sequences here:
- a CDS encoding ABC transporter permease, whose protein sequence is MVLLSFIRVIKFSFKDIYRNIWLSIVTVIILILALFSINLLLTVRVISQTAINAVKDKIDVSLYLKPDSTEGEIAALRGQISNLAQVKEVDYVSKAQALEFFQEKNRNNPEILQALRELGKNPLTPSLVITPKSAEVAADLIGELNKIESELIESRDFSDHKLLLDKINGITDRVSEVGFTISLIFIFSTLLVVYNAIRVEIYTHREEIAIMRLVGASNSFVHMPFMLSSLIYTLIGTAAVILIFYPFLSLLQPYLETFFVGYNVNIISYFNENFIKIFGLQFLIVAVINALASLLAVRKYARV